In Kwoniella pini CBS 10737 chromosome 2, complete sequence, a single genomic region encodes these proteins:
- a CDS encoding 60S ribosomal protein L44, with product MKANLILNLSTGPEEPVSIYFARSLSSYDKLTISRFSLDCKGKACKKHTPHKVTQYKKGKDSLAAQGKRRYDRKQSGYGGQTKPVFHKKAKTTKKVVLRLECTSCKTKHQLSLKRCKHFELGGDKKQRGAAISF from the exons ATGAAAGCTAACTTGATTCTGAATCTGTCAACAGGACCCGAAGAACCTGTGAGTATCTATTTCGCACGATCATTATCCTCCTACGACAAACTGACGATCTCTCGTTTCTCTCTAGACTGCAAGGGAAAAGCTTGTAAGAAGCACACCCCTCACAAGGTTACCCAATACAAGAAGGGTAAAGATTCGCTTGCCGCTCAAGGTAAACGACGATACGACC GAAAACAATCAGGTTACGGTGGTCAAACCAAACCAGTTTTCCACAAGAAAGCTAAGACT ACCAAGAAAGTCGTATTGAGACTCGAATGTACTTCTTGCAAAACCAAGCACCAACTTTCACTTAAACGATGCAAACATTTCGAACTTGGTGGTGATAAGAAACAAAGGGGTGCCGCCATCTCTTTCTAA
- a CDS encoding 40S ribosomal protein uS13 gives MSFAPLEAHQQFQHILRLLNTNVAGQGKIMYALTEIKGVGRRYANLVCKKADVDLNKRAGELNSDELERIVTIMQNPAQFKIPAWFLNRQKDINDGKNSHVLSNVIDQRLREDLERLKKIRSHRGLRHHWGLRVRGQHTKTTGRRVGKTVVGKKK, from the exons ATGTCCTTCGCTCCTCTCGAAGCTCACCAACAGTTCCAA CACATTCTTCGTCTCTTGAACACCAACGTTGCTGGTCAAGGTAAGATCATGTACGCTCTTACCGAGATTAAGGGTGTTGGTCGACGATACGCCAACTTGGTCTGTAAGAAAGCCGATGTTGATCTTAACAAGCG AGCCGGTGAATTGAACTCTGATGAACTTGAACGAATCGTTACCATCATGCAAAACCCAgctcaattcaaaatccCAGCTTGGTTCTTGAACAGACAAAAAGACATTAACGACGGTAAAAACTCTCACGTTCTTTCCAACGTCATTGATCAAAGACTCAGAGAAGATCTTGAacgattgaagaagatcagaTCTCACAGAGGTCTTAGACACCATTGGGGTCTTAGAGTTAGAGGTCAACACACCAAGACCAC TGGTCGACGAGTCGGAAAGACCGTTGTCGGTAAGAAGAAGTAA